The proteins below come from a single Felis catus isolate Fca126 chromosome A1, F.catus_Fca126_mat1.0, whole genome shotgun sequence genomic window:
- the PCDHB3 gene encoding protocadherin beta-3 encodes MAESTMEARGERFLRQRQVLFLFVFLGGSLAGSESRRYSVVEETERGFLIANIANDLGLGEGELAVRGAQVVSKGNKQHFQLNHQTGDLHLREKLDREELCGPTEPCILHFQILLQNPLQVITNELHVIDVNDHSPVFFENEMQLKLLENTPPGTMIPLGNAEDLDVGRNSLQNYTITPNSHFHVLTRSRRDGRKYPQLVLDKSLDREEQPEFILTLTALDGGSPHRSGIAKIHILVLDINDNAPEFTQTLYEVQILENSPLNSVVVTVSATDLDTGNFGTVSYAFFHASEEIRKTFQLNPITGDIQLVKYLNFEEMNTYELDIEAKDGGGLSGKTTVIVQVVDVNDNPPELTLSSITSPIPENSPETVVAVFSVSDLDSGENGRIMCSIEDSLPFILKPSVENFYTLLTNTPLDRETKSEYNITITVTDLGTPRLKTQHNITVTVSDVNDNAPAFSQTTYTLRVRENNSPALHIGSVSATDRDSGANAQVTYSLLPPADPQLPLASLVSINADNGQLFALRSLDYEALRAFEFGVRAADRGSPALSSQARVRVLVLDDNDNAPFVLYPPQNGSAPCTELVPRAAEAGYLVTKVVAVDGDSGQNAWLSYQLLKATEPGLFGVWAHNGEVRTARLLSERDAVKHRLVVLVRDNGEPPRSASVTLHVLLVDGFSQPYLPLPEVAAAEARADPLTVYLVVALASVSSLFLFSVLVFVAVRLCRRSRAASAGRCSGPEGHFPGHLVDVSGAGTLSQSYQYEVCLTGDSGTNEFKFLKPIMTNGLVQDTE; translated from the coding sequence ATGGCCGAAAGCACAATGGAGGCCAGAGGGGAGCGCTTTCTTAGACAAAGGCAAGtcctgtttctgtttgtttttctgggtgGGTCTCTGGCTGGGTCTGAGTCAAGACGCTACTCTGTGGTTGAGGAAACAGAGAGGGGCTTTTTAATAGCCAACATAGCAAATGATCTAGGGCTTGGGGAAGGGGAACTGGCTGTGAGGGGTGCACAAGTTGTGTCTAAAGGAAACAAACAGCATTTTCAGCTTAACCATCAAACTGGCGACTTGCACCTGCGTGAGAAATTGGACCGGGAAGAGCTATGCGGCCCCACGGAGCCATGTATACTACATTTTCAGATATTACTGCAAAACCCTTTGCAGGTTATTACAAATGAGCTTCACGTCATAGATGTAAATGACCATTCTCCGgtattctttgaaaatgaaatgcagCTGAAACTCTTGGAAAACACGCCACCAGGAACCATGATTCCTTTGGGAAATGCTGAGGACTTGGATGTGGGAAGAAACAGTCTCCAAAACTATACGATCACTCCTAATTCCCATTTCCACGTTCTCACACGCAGTCGTAGGGATGGAAGAAAGTACCCACAACTAGTGCTGGACAAATCTCTGGACCGTGAGGAGCAGCCAGAGTTCATTTTGACTCTTACCGCGCTGGATGGCGGCTCTCCACACCGGTCTGGGATCGCCAAGATCCACATCCTGGTCTTAGACATAAACGACAATGCCCCAGAATTTACACAGACACTCTACGAGGTTCAGATTCTAGAGAACAGCCCCCTTAACTCTGTTGTTGTCACTGTCTCGGCTACTGATTTAGATACAGGAAATTTTGGGACAGTATCATATGCATTTTTTCATGCTTCTGAAGAAATTCGTAAAACTTTTCAGCTAAATCCAATTACTGGTGATATCCAGCTAgtcaaatatttgaattttgaggAGATGAATACTTATGAACTGGACATAGAAGCCAAAGATGGTGGAGGCCTTTCAGGAAAAACAACAGTGATAGTTCAGGTGGTTGATGTGAACGACAACCCACCAGAACTGACATTGTCCTCAATTACCAGCCCTATCCCTGAGAACTCTCCAGAGACTGTGGTGGCTGTTTTCAGTGTTTCTGATCTAGACtctggagaaaatggaagaattatGTGTTCCATCGAGGACAGTCTCCCCTTCATCCTTAAACcctctgttgagaatttttacaccCTACTGACAAACACACCTCTGGACCGAGAGACCAAATCCGAGTACAACATCACCATCACCGTCACCGACTTGGGGACCCCCAGGCTGAAAACGCAGCACAACATAACCGTGACGGTCTCCGACGTCAACGACAACGCCCCCGCCTTCAGCCAAACCACCTACACCCTGCGCGTCCGCGAGAACAACAGCCCCGCCCTGCACATCGGCAGCGTGAGCGCCACGGACAGGGACTCGGGCGCCAACGCGCAGGTCACCTACTCGCTGCTGCCGCCCGCGGACCCGCAGctgcccctggcctccctggtgTCCATCAACGCGGACAACGGGCAGCTGTTCGCGCTCAGGTCCCTGGATTACGAGGCGCTGCGGGCGTTCGAGTTCGGCGTGCGCGCGGCCGACCGCGGCTCGCCCGCGCTCAGCAGCCAGGCGCGGGTGCGCGTGCTGGTGCTGGACGACAACGACAACGCGCCCTTCGTGCTGTACCCGCCGCAGAACGGCTCTGCGCCCTGCACCGAGCTGGTGCCCAGGGCGGCCGAGGCGGGCTACCTGGTGACCAAGGTGGTGGCGGTGGACGGCGACTCGGGCCAGAACGCCTGGCTGTCGTACCAGCTGCTCAAGGCCACGGAGCCCGGGCTGTTCGGCGTGTGGGCGCACAACGGCGAGGTGCGCACGGCCCGGCTGCTGAGCGAGCGCGACGCCGTCAAGCACAGGCTGGTGGTGCTGGTCAGGGACAATGGCGAGCCGCCGCGCTCGGCCAGCGTCACGCTGCACGTGCTGCTGGTGGACGGCTTCTCGCAGCCCTACCTGCCGCTCCCGGAGGTGGCGGCGGCCGAGGCGCGGGCCGACCCGCTCACCGTCTACTTGGTCGTCGCCTTGGCGTCCGTGTCGTCGCTCTTCCTGTTCTCGGTGCTGGTGTTCGTGGCGGTGCGGCTGTGCAGGCGGAGCCGGGCGGCGTCTGCGGGTCGCTGCTCGGGGCCCGAGGGCCACTTTCCGGGCCACCTGGTGGACGTCAGCGGCGCGGGGACGCTGTCCCAGAGCTACCAGTACGAGGTGTGTCTGACGGGAGACTCGGGGACCAATGAGTTCAAGTTCCTCAAACCGATTATGACCAATGGTCTGGTTCAAGACACTGAGTGA